In Euphorbia lathyris chromosome 10, ddEupLath1.1, whole genome shotgun sequence, the DNA window GACGGGAAGATTGCCGAGACCATTCCGTTTAGGTGACATTTGCTAGGTAATCTCATTGCACATTCAAAATGTGTGGTTTGAAACTGATGCAAAAATCGTAAATAGCATCGCTTCTAAAAAGGTTGATCTCTCTGAGTTCGGGTGTATGATCTAAGATCGTCGAAGCCCGATTGCTTCACGCCATGATTTTCATATGGCTTTTGCTATGGGGTTAGCTAACAATGTCGTTTATTTTATTGCTAGACAAACTCCGTTCAATGGTAATACTTTTGCTTCCTTTATTGTTCCTAATTGGTTTTTTTCAACTTTGTCTTATTAATAAGTTGTTAGttttgaaaaaagaaaatcatgttattttttttagtaaggTAGAGGGCAGAagtctaaaaagagaaagaggaGAAACAAACTATACAACCTGGCTCAAAGCAACTCCTATTTGAGCATCAAACAGGGTGTTCCGAAGACCTGCAAGAGGTGCATCAAAATCATGATTACCCAAAGACATAGTCCTTGCGAAGTTCGCCAACCAATCATTAGCACGATTCCCCTCTCTGTAGGTGTGGACAAAAGACAAGACCCAATCTCTATTacgtaatttttgacactttccAATAAACCAATAACAGGGATGTTGAATAGGGACTGTACTACCTTTGTTTTTTTAAGAAAGAAAAACGTCGTTTTCTTTagcttctctctctaaagaataGGGACTGTACTCATCATAAAGTTTAAGACAACCTGAGAATCCAACTCCAATATGATACGACGAAACCATTGCTTCATGCAACTTGCAAGCCTAAAATACAGCCACCAAAGCTCGGCAACAGTCACAGTACATATACTAATATTCACTGAAAAGCCTATAATCCATCGCCCTCTCTCATCCCGGATCAAGCCCCCTGCACATGCTCTGCCAGGGTTCCCTTTACACGCTCCATCTGAGTTAAGTTTAACCCACCCTGAATCTGGTGGCTTCCAACTAACCCTGATAACTTGCTTCGAGGTGATAGAATTAGTATGTGGATTGTTAAAGGCATTGTGACACTCCATAAACTTCTGTCGAAGGAACACCACATTATCCCTACCAAATCGAATGTCGTTGAATACGAAGTCGATCATTCCGCCATTTCCATATCCACCACAACATAATGGCAAAATAAAGAGTCCAATCAAAACTATTATACCTGAAGCCAGCATGAAGGTTACTGTCGATCCAAAGTTCCCAATTCATGGTAAAGAAAGGCTGCTGGAAAGTTCGAGGGATAATCTGACACCACACTTCCACTGCGTTTTGACAGTCACGGAGAACATGCGAGATTGATTCAACCCCTCCACATACGGCACATGTAGCAGAATTGCTCAAATGACGTGCAACCCTTAATTCATTGTAAAGGATTCAGTTATGATTTGCTAACCAGAAAAAAGCCGAATTCGTTCAGGCACTTTGAGTTTCCAAATGGTGGACCAAATCTTCTAGGAAACACCAAGCTATTCGGATAAGAGCAGCTCATATCCTGGCGCAACTGTATACGAACCCGAGGCATATTTCATCCAAAAAACTGTATCTAATTCATCACTGTCTGAAAATAGGACATATGCTGCCATGCAGAAAATACATTCTTGAGGCAGCAGCTAATCCAACTCATTCCATTTGTAATTatgataaaaaattatataaatatcttaaaaaaaatatagtaatTTTAATATAGAATCCTAAATGAGGACACATATTTAACTAAATGACACGTgtaaattttagattttttttttttttttgataagagACTTGGtagttttatctttatattaatgtttGAAATTAACTAACATTTTGTAATaaccttatttttattatttctttttctcgggagtaaaaaataaggaaaaaacgaaaaaaggaaaaaaaaaaattcccttcCCTTCTCTTCCATTCTCCTGTCTACTGTTCTACGATTTCGTTGAGTTTGTGTTCAAAATTATCCTCGAATTTCTTAGGGTTTCCTTGATTTTCCCCATTTTAAGTGTCTCTCGCTCTCTCAGGTGAGCAATTTGACTTCAATTTCTCAGATTTGCTTTGTGGATTGTAATTTTTTGAAGTCAAAATTGATCAGTACTGATCGAAACCCTAGTTCTTGTTTAACTGCTAGAAATTTGGGGAAAAACTAAATAAAGGTAAATTTCATGGTTTTTATGAGCTCTAGTGTCCGATTCTGTAGTAGTTTAATgaattttctttattaatttgTTGGATTTAATGCATTTTGTTGTGGGGTTTGATTCTTAGAATCCTATGCTTTTGAAAAAGTCGAGATTTGATTTCCTAATGTAGTTTCCTTTCCTGCATTTTCGTTTCGTtgtgtttaatttttaagtttggCTACCTGCTTTAGATTGCTGAACTTTTTGACACTTCTTTAGTTTGATTAGCTAAACGTTAGGTCGTTGCAGGTTTTGAAAGTAGGATTGGTATCCATTAGGGTTTTCtagtaagaaataaagttgaAACTTTTCATCAAAGTTGTGGTTTACTACCCATGATGCTTGATAGCGGTGGtggaatattatttttattttccttgtGCTTCCTAGACGAACTTGGAAATTAGGGTTTTCCATTTCTGACATGAAAAGATTCATAGAGACAACCCGTCTGACACCCGTTTcgacacaatttttttttgttgcataTGTAATCATCTGAGGGCGAAcattggcgcaacggtaaaacgttgttgtggtcacgggttcgagtcttaggagcggcctcttgccaaataaattggtaagggaaggcttgcccccagtacacccttgtggtgggacccctccccggaccctcgcttagcggggacgcgtaatgcaccgggccgccctctTTATATGTAATCATCTGAAATATATAGATCACATATAACAAGATTATGATGCAACAATCTGTTTTGACACCCCTACTGGAAATATGCTTCTTGTAGACATTTTTCTCCTAATAATTGAGATCTGAAGACTGTTCCAATAGATAAACAAGAGATGGAAAATGTATTGCCAACATGTTGAAATCAATTTGTTATTCTGATTATTAGCAGGAAGGCTTGGACCGTATCATTTGTTCATTGTTGAGAAATGAGTGAGAAAGTGATGTTCATAAGGCTTTCTGGTGACAATTTCTGTCCAGATAATAGAGAAGAGAAGGTCCAAAGAACAATGATTGATTGCCTTAGCCTAGACTTTTACCAAGCCAGAGTCATAAATTAGTTTACGATCTCTCATTAATGCATCATTATCATGACAAACTTTCTTTATCATCTTTTTGTCTATCTCATCTTCTCTCAACTGGTGTTGCTTCATTTGGTTTTGCAGGAAGTAGGAGATCAAAGGGAGAAAACCTTGAAAATTCTGAAGCTACAATCAAGGAGCTTTTAGAATTTTGTCATGCCTTAGCATGGAGATGGATTCACATTTCTACTTAAATTCTAAGGTGCATTTTCCTGCAGAGAATAATTCAACTCAGCATGGAGATCCTGTTATTGCACCACCTATCCCAGATCATGTTGAGCCACAACTTCCAGGTATGTTATTCTGGTTATATTTGTTTCTACAGATTGTAGGTTCTCTAGTCAATATGCTGTTCAGAGGGTAATACTGTTACAACttcaaatataataaattaccaTTGCAGCCAAAAAGCCAACGAGGCAGTGGGCTGCTTGGACGCGTCAAGAGGAAGAAAGTTTCTTCACAGCATTACGACAAGTTGGCAAGGTATGTTAATACTTGTGTATATTTACATTCCagagtttcttttctttttttcttttttgataaATTGCTTTCAATATGACTTGGATGCAGAACTTTGAAAAGATTACTCGTCGAGTACAGAGCAAAAATAAGGATCAGGTGGATTGTTATGGCGTTTAGCTTCACTTGTTATTTGGTGTTTCCAATGCATTTGTTAATCTTTATCTCTCTTTTATGTTTGCAGGTCAGACATTATTACTATCGTCTTGTGAGGCGTATGAACAAGTTGCTGGGACCAGGACTGTGTTTAGATGCCAAAAACTCTAAAGATACTAATGCTGCGATGCTTCGATGGTAATATTAGGTGTAGAGTggattgcttttttttttctttccatacAAGCATGCATTTTGAATTGAGAAAATTTGTCAAAAAATAGATTTGGGGCAGGAAGATCCTGAAAACATAAGTAGCATGTATTTTCTGATGGATGATTATTTATATAAGCCAACATAAAAGCCGTATAGAATTTAGCATAACAATCAAGGATTTCGGCATTCTCCTATTTGGTTTCAATcatgaaaagcagcattttttGTTGTCAAATTGATTATTTTCTTCTGGATCACATAACCTGGATTTATTTTCCTTTATATTGAATTTTGACTTTCTTCAGGTGGTCTTTATTGGAAAAGTACAGCTGTAAAGCCTCTAAGCTTCACTTGAAGCCACGGAGGTTTAAGATATTTATAGAAGCGCTGGTTAGTTTCTTCTGTCAAAATGTTTGAAAAAATTGATGCAGTTTTGATTGTGAAACTTGATTTACTTCTGGACACAACTGATTAGTATATCTTTCCCATGAAGGAAAATCAACTCATGAAAGACCGAAAGAAGACTGTTAGGAAACGTCCTTCACAGGTGGATAATGGTTCCCTAACAGCTCCTAGCGCTGTTACAAGTCAGAATAGGATATCTGGAAATGAGACTAGAACAGTTAAACTAGTTCTTGTGGACAGTCAAAACTTACAAAGGTTAGGTGCTGGAAAGGGTTCGATAAAGCGCAATGTTAACATAGGCGTTATCCGCAGTAATAGGGGTGACTCAACTGTAATGAAACCTCCAAGACAAAGAAGGAAACAAGGTGATTATCTTCTCATGGTCTTCTACTGTTCTTGATACAAAGTTTGAATTGTACTGATCTTGAGATGCGAAATGGTCTAATCCTTAAACTGTCTGCAATCAACCTTTAGTAAAAGGGATGTGGATTTAGGTCCTTATGGAAAGAATTATTGCATAAAATAGAGGGGGCCGGGGCACACTATGTGCAAAGGCATAATGATaacaaaaatcaaaagaaaatgtGAGGACATTCAATTTCGGGAAAAGACCCACTCCCAAGTTCCATAGCTTTTGGTTCTCTATCCCTAACATGATTTTCTTACCTCCAGAAAGAAAGGTCTTCCCTTTTTGGCTTGTTGTGGGCGAGGAGGGATTTAAACTCCAGACACTGTGGCTCGTAGCCACGTGCTCTAATTTTCTGAGCTACAGGCCTCACCCTGTCTTCAGTGGATCTGTTCCCAGGGGTACCCTAAAAAAGAACTTCTCACCCTCCCCAGCCATTTCGGGTTAAGAAGATGCTAAAGCGCCTCTCTCTCTATAAGAACGATGCGTTCTGAGGTGTGAGGTGGGagaaaaaggatttcatattttgGGTTTTGAATAAgaccttttcattttttttcatattaaaaaaaaaaaaagaagttttGAGATCGTAAGCTTATATCCTGCTCCCGAGATGTGCTTATCTAATTTCTTGATTTATTAAATGTGCCTTATTTTTAGAATGCTAAAATGCAACTTCTAGTAAGTTCCTTTCGCGCTGAATATGAATAGTTTGTAGCTGACATTTTtgctattattattaatttattagcaGGTGTTGCCTCGGCAGCTGCATATAAAAAATGGGAAAAGGCCGCAATTGCTGGGGTTTCCTTGGTTGCTGATGCTGCTGAGCATTTGGAGCGGACGGCCACCGATAAAGAGGTTGTACATGACCATGGTATAGCGggtgagtttgaccatttttttTCCCCAGCAAGTTTGAAATCAATGCTACATAAATTTCAACAAGCAATAACTCTTTACATTTAATTTCCAGAAACAAAGAGTCATGACCCTATCGAAAAAGATCTGCCCTCTTTGCTCGTTTTCTCCCAAAATCACTATGTTGAGAGCAATGCTCATGCTAACATGAAACTGAAGCTCCAATTATTCCCTATCGATGAGGGCACTCGAAGAGCCTTAGAAATGGTGAGCACACATTATTCCCTATCTATGAGGGCACTTAAATGTTAAGGAATTTTTGTTTTCCAGTAACCCTGTTTAATTCTGTTCTCTGTCTCCAGGATAATCACAATCCGCATCTGGAGCTCACTCTTAGTACCCGGAAAAAGATTTCGTCGGTGATGGAACACCTAAATCGAAAATGGGGCGGATCTAGTATAGCATCTGGAGAGTTAATGCTTTTTCCTTACAGTGCTCATAGAGAAAATCTAGCTGGTTATCAAAGTTGGACACAAGACTCCATTGTTTGTGCAGCAGATGTATACTCTACTATAGGAAGCCCTTCCGTTTTCCGCTTGAGGTTTGTTCTAATTTTCTTTCCAACTGCATTTCTTGTGCTCAACCCAAATGGATGCTAACTGACATATACAATTAAAGGTATGGCTGGTTTTCCAAGGATGAGTTCCCACCTATGGCATTTCAAGCTCCGTCAGCATCAAGTTTAAGTCCTAGTAGGGATACTAGGGGCATGGAAAATGAAAGGAGGAAGCTTGTCGATTCTGTACCTGTATCTGGGCTATCAACCAGTGATCAGTCTGAGAAACATATGGATGTTTGCAGGGTTCAACTATCTGCAGTAGACCAGAGTGAGGTTTCTGCATGCAAGCCTGCAGATAGGTCCAATGAGATGTGCGAGTATGTTGCTACAGGTACCGGAAATAACTTAGTCGAGACCTCGGATCCGGTAGCAAGTGAATCATGGAATGAAAAGGGAAGTGATGATAGGATGGATATAAAACAATTGAGTGATACTGTAAGTGTACCAGATCTGTCTCGTACTTTTTTGGATGGCACTTCAAACTATAATGCTTGTGTTTATCATCTTAATCATGTATCTCATGTTAGACCCTTTCATAGTTATTGAAGGTGTGCTTCAGGTGCTAGACTCCAGGCATGTTGCCTGAGAAGTCAAAAGGCAGGCTTTATTCTAGAAGCGCGCACCTGAGTATGCCTTTGCGAGCCTAGCGCCTTGGTAGAGGCATGCCTAGGCGCAACTTTATAAGCCAGTCAGTTCTTTTTTTAGGTTCCAAGTTAAAAGTGGTTGATTTAATCTCAACCCTTCCATATCTATATCATCTATGGTTGATGAAAGTTTATCTTCTAGTTTCCGAGAAAGAACTCCTACAGAGTTCTTAgagatgatgaggaagaagaatctGACTTTTTAGATGAGTTCCTTGAATATGAAAAGAATGAGATCGAGAACCTTAAGGGTGAATTTGATGTTGGAGATGATGATAATGGTGGTGATGACTTAGATGAGTTATGAATATGGATTTTGACCTAAAGTAGTTATTAGACTATTAGTTAATGAAATTAGGTTGTGATTGAATTGAACTTTAGTTTTTAGATTTAGAATCTATTATTATGAATTATGATTATGGAAGAGCTAATAGTTAATTTGGAACTTATTTCATGCTAGAATTTATGATTAAGATCACGAATAATTGGATATGATTTAGTGTTGGCATAAAGGCTTATTTGGCCCTTGTGGTAtgcaaaattttgtcatttggccCCATAAtatcatttggtaacatttgccCCCTGAGGTATTCCCATATGTGACACAATATTTGACACGTGACATGTACACATGacaattgttttaattatttttttccaatATAGAGTTAATATGTGGATACATAAGGAAAAAACAATTCTTTATTTATCCACATGTGGGAATACCTCGGGGGAAAATGTCACCTATGAGAATACCTCAGGGCCCGATACTGTTACGTATCTGAGTATCCAGTACCGCAAGTTTGAAAATTTTGGATACGGGAACACCGTCCTAACTTTGGTGGTTTTATATAGAAACATTCTCTTTAACTTCTGTACCCAACTTGTAAATGCTTAGGATGACTTGAGATTGAGCAATGACACTGCTCTCTCTGCTGGCGAATGGGCAGACAGCCTCACCAACATTAACATTGGAGATCTGTTGTCAGAAGTACCAAATGACGCGCCTACTGCTCAAATCGACCAGTGTCTACAGCAAATGCCATTCAGCTGCGATTCATTCGATGCTGCCATTGCTGCTCATATGTCAAAGCATCAACATATGATGGTATTTCAATCTACGGTGACATCCAATACATCGTCGATTTGGGACGCTGAAGAAACATGCGATGCCTTCTCGTTTCAGAAGAATTATGCTGAGCGCCAGCAAATTCCTACTTCTACTGCTGTTGACACTCTGGTTACTTGCAAAGAGCAAATTCCTACTTCTACTGCTGTTGACTCTCTAATTACTTGCAAAGAGGCGAACTCGACGATCTCGGGCTCCTTTGCTGAGGTATTGTTATATCTCAACATAATTGGTTTAAAGCCCTATTTGGACCCTTGGTATCCAAATTTTTGTCATTCGACTCATGTGGtatcatttggtaacatttgccCCCTTAAGTATTGTCTTAGGTGAGATTTGATccattttgaatgaaaaattatttgATTTGTCTAATTTTTCACATGGCATAATTTTTAACATGCGACATTTATACGTGacaattgttttaaattttttttttattttcatatagacttaatatgtggataaataaggaatttttttttcttatttattactatattaagtctatatggaaaaaaataattaaacaattgTCATGTGTATATtcacgtgtcaaaaattgtaTCATGTGGCAAGAATTAACAAATCGGTTAACTTTTCATCCAAAATAGGTTAAATGTCACATATGGAAATACCTCAGGAggcaaatgttaccaaatgataccatagggggcaaatgataaaattttggataccacaTGGGCTAAATAAGCCTCAGCCTTTATGCCCAACATATTTTTACTGCATCATTGTCAAACCATGGGTTGAACATTAATGTCTATTAGATCATGCAGAAATTACACAGTAGACAAGAGCCTGTGGATTATCCTGCTGATGAAAACCATTTTGATACTCCTCCACCCGATTTTCAAGCTGTGGAAAACTCGCCCAAAGATTTTACCGGGCTAAGTGATATCTATTGGGTATGTTCTCTTTCAACATTTCTTTTTAAGCCCCATATTAGAGCTGTAAATCTCTCACATGATTTACAGAAAGAATCCATTTGACACGATTCATTTTCCTTGCATTTaatcatatataatcataaGTGGCGGATACATGATTGGTCCGCTGGGGGCCAATTTTACATGTGAGTGcgtaatttttttcttaatggaactcgcccaatttttttttttttttgctaatatATACATGTTATCATCTGAGTGGTCAGAACCAATTTTTACTTTTACGTACCACTATAAAACTTCCCAAAGTTAAGCTAGATTTGGACTACAAAAGTAATATTGCGTCATTCCGAACAAACTTAGAAAAATTTATCACCTATCATATACGAACTCAATGAGTTAATTAATCATTCAGAACCTGAAATTGTGGGGGCGAAACCATCCATAGTACGGGTAGTTCCAACATCCAGTGGGCTGCATCCATCCAAGGTAGGGGTGGTTCCGGCGGTCCGGGGGTCTGGCTCCTCCAGGCCCCTACTGTCTCCGCCCCAGATAATCATGTGGGATTTATATCATACAACACGATTATGACATAACAACCCATTTTTACACCCCTTACCCCATATCCTTTTTGAGCATGAGATAGCATACAAGATATGTTAATGGGTTCTCTAATTACTGGCTTAATACATATCTACCTCCAACTTGTATTCAAACGCCTAATAACCTCCTAAACTTCCAAAACGGCTTTTTAACCTCCTCATCTTGCTTAAACTGTCATAGCTACACATGGCGGTATCACACATTGTAGGTATCACCTATGTTAAAAAAACAAGGCCGTCACTGCCTAGGcgctcgaaatcgagaatccgcCCTGGTTTTCTCCGATTAGTCCCTTTGAGCGGGTTTTTTGCCCCTTGGAGATTTTTAGCCGCCTGGGCCGCCGCTTATACGCTGCCTAAGCAACAATGAACGAaagaattttttattattaattctttttgctttattataattcacttttgaacatTGTCGCATAGTTATTTgtgaattgtgtttattattttcagatattttggtttaatttCATTGTCACTTGTTTTCATGATATGATTTATGATTTCAAGGTCATTGTTTAATAGCTtgtgaaaattatattttatttgtttgagttgctttaatgatattcatagttgttaaatcgagattcgactcgTGACTTGAAATATCATTTTGCAAATCGGGACTCGTGAATCGAATCGAATTGTAAGATTCAgatcaaattcaaaatgctataaaaaaaataaaatattaaccatatttaactttaaatattagtccaaaaatgcaattttaatatctaaatagaaatttaccaaaaaaaatatctaaatagaaattatatcaagttataaaagaaagTAGTGACAGACAGAACATAGAAAATATAATGAATAGAGAGTAGAAAAAGATAATAAcaaattaatagaaaaaaaagagggAAGGTTTTACAATTTGTAAAGTGAAGAGTCATCTAATTGAAACTATTTGTGTTTCATAACttcgtttttttgtttttgtaaagtgAATAGTTCTTCTGCTGTACGTTTTTGAGTtgttaaaaattgtttttttttttaaatggtggCCTGAATGACCGAATCGGGTGACTCAGTGAATCGACCGAATCGGTGGTGACTCGGCCGATTCATGAAGCTTCTGAGTCGTACCATAGATACGACTCGAATTCTTCATGAATCGAATCGTACGAGTCGCGACTCGCACGATTCTAACAAttatgatattgttgttgaaatgttgatctTTGTCCATTTTTAAGGATATATGTGACAAATATAAGTGTTTTTATACGACTCGAATTCTTCATGAATCGAATCGTACGAGTCGCGACTCATACGATTCTAACAActatgatattgttgttgaaatgttgatctTTGTCCATTTTTAAGGATATATGTGACAAATATaagtgtttttctatattattatttttagataatataatatatattttaattaaattaacaaataaaaaaaaatgttgataaaaagaaacaaataaaaaatacaaatcggATTAATCTCGATTAATTCTCGAGACCCTTGTCCGTCTGACTAGCGTCTAGTGTTTTTTACAACCTTATGCATTACGAGCAGTTGAGGTGGAAAAAAGATTGAACAGGTTGAGGTAGTGGAAGTCGTTTCAAGCAAATACAGTGGCAGAAAGGTCGTTTTAAAAGTTCGGGGGTCATTAGGCGTTTGAGTCCAAGTTGGAGGGGTTGAGTATATATTAAGCCCTAATTATTTGTTCCTAATCAATAGCGAATAGCGATTCGGGAAGCACTAACGTGGAATAAATTGTCAGGTAGAAATAATGTAGTAGTAGTTCAATCGGATTGTGTTTCGGTTGTTCAATCCATTAATAAATCGGCtcattatttatcatatttGACCGATGTGGTTTATGAGTGTGTCAATTTCATTAAAGAGTTAGATAACGTTCAATCTCTTATGTCAAGCGTTCAACGAATTTTGCAGTTCATTGCTTAACTAAGGTGGTAGTTTCTGTGTCTGTGTCTGTTGGTGGAGTGTGGGAATGTCCACCTCCTTCTCGATGTATTGGTTTCAGATTTAATTTAATGAAGAATGCAACCTAACTTTTCTTCTCTATTTGTTTTTCTGGTCATGCAGCCTGAATCTTTAGGACCTTTCGATCTTGAAATGGCGTCGACGACGACCAAATACCACACGGAAGACTTTATGCTAACCGATAGCCTTAGCGGTCTGAACCGTCTGATAGCCAGCAGTTTGGATGCCTTTCAGAATTGCTCCTTCTTTGGGTTGGACAAGAAAGAATCATCAACACAACAACCAGCAGCCGATGCCCGAGAAAGTTCCTTGTTTTCCGATTTCAAAATCGGAAGCCAGGTCTGAAACTTCTCGTCGGAGCTGAGTCTCACAAACATAACAAACGACTAATTGATTTTCTATGTCGCTGACGCAAGGAGAGTGCTGAAGGGGTTGGTGCAAGCCAAGAAAATCCTTTTCTGTCGAAAACAGGTTCCCTGACCGGAGTCGAGTCTCCGGCCAGCATGTGTACAAATACAGACAGATATCGAGAATTTCAtacaaaagttttttttttccctcGACTTGTAACTTTGATTACCATCATGTAAATTACTGTTAACTGTGCAACCAACCCTGTTGGGGGTAAAAAGGaccatttttcttttatttttatttttcatgttaaTCTGATCCGAGAtcataatcataaaattttatttaaataattaaaaaatccacaaaaaaaatatataaaaatttgaaaaacatgaaattagtatatagtttttcggtgtttttttttcatttttaccgttttgtcctatttttcttttttcgttttcagttttttacgtttttttttgtgtttttgagaATGACGAGAGGTGAGATTTGATAAATGAGAGGTCAAATAAAACTCTAAAAGTAGAATTTAGAATTACATGATttggatgtaatgagaattcaagcaATTTTTTAATGTAATGAGAATTGCAATGGTAACGAGCCTTCAATGTAATGGACATTCCATTACAATTTATAAAggtcattacatcttaccaaatGTGTCCTAAAAGTGTAATGTAATATTTATCAATTTAATTAGATTTGTTATATATAGATCGGATTTCTAGACTCGGTTCAAATCTAGTTTAGCATTTACCATTTTAACTAGGTTCGGACTGAAACGGGTTTAGCTTGAAAATCAAATTTCGAGTTTAGCCTAAACGAGATTctcattatatattttttatttttaaattatattattacatcaaaaattaaatttgaattttattttacatttaacTAACTActatattttcattttatcattccatgttttttctttaaaatatattaggaTTTTATACTTTTATTTCTAGTATTTTCAAATTCAGTTACTGCCTTAAAAAAAAACTGATAAACCAATTTTAAAAGGGAGAATTACTAAACTAGCCCCTTTTAAGaggttagtttacatttctagcatctttc includes these proteins:
- the LOC136208659 gene encoding TSL-kinase interacting protein 1 isoform X1, encoding MEMDSHFYLNSKVHFPAENNSTQHGDPVIAPPIPDHVEPQLPAKKPTRQWAAWTRQEEESFFTALRQVGKNFEKITRRVQSKNKDQVRHYYYRLVRRMNKLLGPGLCLDAKNSKDTNAAMLRWWSLLEKYSCKASKLHLKPRRFKIFIEALENQLMKDRKKTVRKRPSQVDNGSLTAPSAVTSQNRISGNETRTVKLVLVDSQNLQRLGAGKGSIKRNVNIGVIRSNRGDSTVMKPPRQRRKQAGVASAAAYKKWEKAAIAGVSLVADAAEHLERTATDKEVVHDHGIAETKSHDPIEKDLPSLLVFSQNHYVESNAHANMKLKLQLFPIDEGTRRALEMDNHNPHLELTLSTRKKISSVMEHLNRKWGGSSIASGELMLFPYSAHRENLAGYQSWTQDSIVCAADVYSTIGSPSVFRLRYGWFSKDEFPPMAFQAPSASSLSPSRDTRGMENERRKLVDSVPVSGLSTSDQSEKHMDVCRVQLSAVDQSEVSACKPADRSNEMCEYVATGTGNNLVETSDPVASESWNEKGSDDRMDIKQLSDTDDLRLSNDTALSAGEWADSLTNINIGDLLSEVPNDAPTAQIDQCLQQMPFSCDSFDAAIAAHMSKHQHMMVFQSTVTSNTSSIWDAEETCDAFSFQKNYAERQQIPTSTAVDTLVTCKEQIPTSTAVDSLITCKEANSTISGSFAEIMQKLHSRQEPVDYPADENHFDTPPPDFQAVENSPKDFTGLSDIYWPESLGPFDLEMASTTTKYHTEDFMLTDSLSGLNRLIASSLDAFQNCSFFGLDKKESSTQQPAADARESSLFSDFKIGSQV
- the LOC136208659 gene encoding TSL-kinase interacting protein 1 isoform X2, with translation MEMDSHFYLNSKVHFPAENNSTQHGDPVIAPPIPDHVEPQLPAKKPTRQWAAWTRQEEESFFTALRQVGKNFEKITRRVQSKNKDQVRHYYYRLVRRMNKLLGPGLCLDAKNSKDTNAAMLRWWSLLEKYSCKASKLHLKPRRFKIFIEALENQLMKDRKKTVRKRPSQVDNGSLTAPSAVTSQNRISGNETRTVKLVLVDSQNLQRLGAGKGSIKRNVNIGVIRSNRGDSTVMKPPRQRRKQGVASAAAYKKWEKAAIAGVSLVADAAEHLERTATDKEVVHDHGIAETKSHDPIEKDLPSLLVFSQNHYVESNAHANMKLKLQLFPIDEGTRRALEMDNHNPHLELTLSTRKKISSVMEHLNRKWGGSSIASGELMLFPYSAHRENLAGYQSWTQDSIVCAADVYSTIGSPSVFRLRYGWFSKDEFPPMAFQAPSASSLSPSRDTRGMENERRKLVDSVPVSGLSTSDQSEKHMDVCRVQLSAVDQSEVSACKPADRSNEMCEYVATGTGNNLVETSDPVASESWNEKGSDDRMDIKQLSDTDDLRLSNDTALSAGEWADSLTNINIGDLLSEVPNDAPTAQIDQCLQQMPFSCDSFDAAIAAHMSKHQHMMVFQSTVTSNTSSIWDAEETCDAFSFQKNYAERQQIPTSTAVDTLVTCKEQIPTSTAVDSLITCKEANSTISGSFAEIMQKLHSRQEPVDYPADENHFDTPPPDFQAVENSPKDFTGLSDIYWPESLGPFDLEMASTTTKYHTEDFMLTDSLSGLNRLIASSLDAFQNCSFFGLDKKESSTQQPAADARESSLFSDFKIGSQV
- the LOC136208659 gene encoding TSL-kinase interacting protein 1 isoform X3, with product MEMDSHFYLNSKVHFPAENNSTQHGDPVIAPPIPDHVEPQLPAKKPTRQWAAWTRQEEESFFTALRQVGKNFEKITRRVQSKNKDQVRHYYYRLVRRMNKLLGPGLCLDAKNSKDTNAAMLRWWSLLEKYSCKASKLHLKPRRFKIFIEALENQLMKDRKKTVRKRPSQVDNGSLTAPSAVTSQNRISGNETRTVKLVLVDSQNLQRLGAGKGSIKRNVNIGVIRSNRGDSTVMKPPRQRRKQAGVASAAAYKKWEKAAIAGVSLVADAAEHLERTATDKEVVHDHGIAETKSHDPIEKDLPSLLVFSQNHYVESNAHANMKLKLQLFPIDEGTRRALEMDNHNPHLELTLSTRKKISSVMEHLNRKWGGSSIASGELMLFPYSAHRENLAGYQSWTQDSIVCAADVYSTIGSPSVFRLRYGWFSKDEFPPMAFQAPSASSLSPSRDTRGMENERRKLVDSVPVSGLSTSDQSEKHMDVCRVQLSAVDQSEVSACKPADRSNEMCEYVATGTGNNLVETSDPVASESWNEKGSDDRMDIKQLSDTDDLRLSNDTALSAGEWADSLTNINIGDLLSEVPNDAPTAQIDQCLQQMPFSCDSFDAAIAAHMSKHQHMMVFQSTVTSNTSSIWDAEETCDAFSFQKNYAERQQIPTSTAVDTLVTCKEQIPTSTAVDSLITCKEANSTISGSFAEKLHSRQEPVDYPADENHFDTPPPDFQAVENSPKDFTGLSDIYWPESLGPFDLEMASTTTKYHTEDFMLTDSLSGLNRLIASSLDAFQNCSFFGLDKKESSTQQPAADARESSLFSDFKIGSQV